In the Terriglobus sp. RCC_193 genome, AAGTGATGAACCTGGACCGCTTCGACCTTGCATAAAACAAGTCTGACAACGTAACAACGCGAACGCCCGATACTCCGCCAGTTGCTTAGGTTGAGGATCGGGCGTTTGTCTTGTTCATTGCGTCTGTGAGTACGATAGGATTGCCTCAATGGCAGCTTCCCGGCTAAGTGATATCGCCAAACGCGCTGGTGTATCCATCGCAGCAGTCTCCATTGCGCTGAACGACCGCAATACCACGCGTGTAAGTGCCGCCAAACGAGACCTGATTTACAAAATTGCAGAGGAACTTTCCTATTCTCCAAATGAATTGGCAAAGGCCCTGGCTGAAAAACGCAGCCGCCTGCTGGGGCTTGTGGTTCCCATGCGCGACCCCATCTTCTTTAATCAATTCATTGCGCAGGCACTTTCCGGGATTCAATCCACGCTGATGCGGCGCGGCTATAACCTGCTGATCTTTTCGCCCTCAGGGCGGCCCGGTCGTACCACGCGTGACCAGATACTGGAAAGCCGTTTTACCGATGGCTTGCTGTTCATCAACACACGTTCCTGCTCTGCGCGCGATATCAACGAAACCATCCATGAACTGAACGAAGCGAAGATTCGCTTTGCCATGATGAACAGTTATTATGGCCGCGCACCAGTCAACTACGTGGGTGTGGACGATGCTGCGATTGGTGAAGCTGCTATTCGCTACCTGGTACAGCGGGGTCACAAACGCATCGCATTCCTGAGCGGCGAAAGCACGCTGCCGACGCACATCCATCTGCTGCAGGGATTGCGCAGGGCCATGATGGATTTCGGTTTGGAGCTAAAGCCGGAACACATTGGCTGCACGCATTATGACCAGACACAGGCGTTCAGCATTATGGACAGTTGGTTCGCCCGCAAGAAGGACCGCCCGACTGCCATCTTTGCCGCAGACGATACGCTACTGGTACACGTGTACGACTACATAGAGGCTCGCCGTCTGTCCGCACCCGGCGATGTAGCCATTCTCGCTCGTGCCAACTCCGCAAATGCGGGTGGCTTACGACCACGTCCCACCGCGTTTTTCATTCCCGTCTTCGAAATGGGTCAGCTTGCAGCAGATATGGTCATTGACGCCATTGAAAAGCCCGAGCGTCCGTCGCAGCGTGTCCTGCTGCCCTTCACCTTTTCCGCCGGAAACACCACCTAGCCAAAAACTCGCGAGAAAAGTGTTTGACACAAGAGGAAACGGCTTGTTAGGTTAATTTACGTTAAACGATTAACTTAATATGAACTCGCAAACCTCGGCCGATCCGGTTGTATCCATCCCACCGCCTGACACAGGCGCGGAACCAGATGGAAACGCCGATGAGACGACGTTGCACGCTGCACACGCCAGCCCACGGCGATGGCTTTATGCCGGACTGCTGCTGCTGGCTTCTGTGGTGAATTACATCGACCGGCAAACGCTGTCTGTGCTTGCGGTGACGATGCAACGCGATCTGCATCTGACTGACGTGGATTACAGCCATGTGGTGCAGGCGTTTCTGCTGGCCTACATGGTGATGTATACGCTTTCCGGACGACTGGTGGACCGCTTTGGTGCGCGCTGGACACAAGGGGCGTTTCTGCTGGTCTGGTCCATTGCCGACGCGTGTACCGGATTGGCGCGGGGTCTTTTTTCGCTGGCCACAAGCCGCTTCGCGCTGGGCGCGGCGGAGCCGGGCAATTACACCGCTTCTCTGCGCGCCTCCGGCGACTGGTTCAACGAACGTGAACGCTCCATTGCAGTCGGTATTTACAGCATGGGCGGAACATTAGGGGCAGCCATTGCTGTGCCAATCGCGGCAGGCCTCGCAACGGTCTTCGGATGGCGCTCCGCATTCTTCTTCACTGGCGCCATTGGCACGTTGCTGGCAGTGGTGTGGGTGCTGCTGTATCGCGATCCCGGAGTGCAGCACGAACGCGCCGCATCTGTGCCATGGCGCATGGTATTGCGTCAGCCCCATATCGCGGTGCTTTTGATCACACGTACGATGACGGACAGCGTCTGGTACTTCTTCCTGTTCTGGTCCGTGAAGTACATGCAGGATGCGCATGGCCTCACGCTGAAAACCGTTGGCACCACTCTGTGGGTTCTTTACGTGGCAGCCGACGCAGGCTCGTTACTTGGCGGATTTCTATCAGGAAGACTCGTGCCGCGTTTGGGTGTATTGCGTGCTCGCTTCGCGGTCATGCTGCCGGTGGCAGCAGGCATGTTCGCGCTTTGCACGGTGCCGCATCTGCGTAGCACGACCTCCGCGATCGCAGTCCTAAGTGCGCTGGCGCTGTGCCACATGGCGTGGATGACCAATGCCACCGTGATGACGCTGGATTTATTCCCGCGTTCCATGGCAACGACCGTGCAAGGCATGATTGGCTCCGCAAGTGCGGCCGGTGGATTGATCACAGCGGCGGCCATTGGTTCCAGCATTCAGGCGCATGGATACGCGCCTGTTTTTTATGGGTTGTGCATGCTGCATCCTCTTGCTGCGTTGCTGTTGTGGTGGCGCATTGGATCGCGTGCAGTTGCAGGAGGACAGGGATGAAGCAGCAGACGGAACAATACGATGTGGTGGTGTGTGGTGGCGGCCTGGCGGGCGTGTGTGCGGCCATTGCTGCAGCACGTGGAGGCGCAGCAACGTGTCTGGTGCAGGACAGACCGGTGCTCGGCGGCAACAGTTCGTCTGAGGTCCGCGTTACACCGCATGGCGCGGCTGCATTTCATGCCTATGCCCGTGAAACGGGTATTCTCTCGGAACTCCTGATTGAAGAACGAGCACAGAATCACGAAGAGATTTTCGAGAATGGCTGGACCAACTCCGTATGGGACATGGTGCAGTACGACCTGGTGCAGCGCACAGACAATCTGACGCTGCACTTGAACACCGCGGTTCTGAGTGTTGAGATGGACGGTCGCACGCTAAAGGCCGTGCGATGCCGCATTGGCAATGCGGAGGTAGACCTCACGCTTCACGCAAAGGTCTTCATCGATTGCACAGGCGATGGCATGGTCGCGGCAGAGGCGGGTTGCGAGTGGCGCATGGGCAGCGAAGGGAAAGCGGAGTTTAACGAACCGCACGCGCCTGCCGTGGCCAATGGCGACATCATGGGTAACTCCATCCACTTTCGCGCACGCAATATGGGGCGACCTGTTCCATTCAAGTGTCCCGAATGGGCGATGCATTATGACGACGCACGCTTCTTCTACGACCAGGGACGTCTTCCCAAAGAGATTCGCGGCGGCTATTGGTGGATTGAGATCGGAGTGCCATATGACACGATCCACCAGGCGGAAGAAATTCGTCATGAACTGACGCGCCACACGCTGGGTGTGTGGGACTGGATCAAGAACCGCGATCCGAAGACGATGAAACTGGCGGAGAACTGGGCACTGGACTGGATTGGGCAGGTACCTGGCAAACGTGAAAGCCGCCGCATCATGGGCCTCTATCTGATGAACGAATGGGACGCGATCCGCTGTACCGTTCACGATGATGAGATCGCCTTCGGTGGGTGGTTCATTGATATCCATACGCCAGGTGGATTACTGGCGCCCACCAGCGAACCAGCCAGCGCGGAAGGCTATTCCGAGACAAGCGAGTATGCCGCACGCTCTTATGCAGGTCCTTACGGCATTCCCTTGCGCTGCCTTGTATCGAAAGATGTTGACAACCTGATGATGGCGGGCCGCAACGTCAGCGCTACGCATTGTGCGCTGGCAACTGTGCGCGTGATGGCCACAACAGCGTTGACGGGACAGGCAGCAGGTGTAACAGCTGCGTTGGCAACGCGGCAGAAGACCTCACCAGCACATATCGCTACGGTTGAATACAAGCGCGTGCAACAACAACTGCTGCGCGATGGCTGCTTCCTGCCAAATATCCGCAATGAAGATGCGAACGACTTGGCTCAAAGCGCCAACGTGTCTGCGTCCAGTGAAGCAAGCTTCATGGGCGTTGGCCCGGAGAGCGTCGGTGCACACGAAGGGCTCGCCTTCTGGCGCGATCAGGCTGTACCGCTGCGGGAAGAGCTGCTGCAACGACGTGGACAGTGGCTGGCACTGGGGGGAGACAGGTTGGAAACACTTCGTTTCTGTCTCTCCAATGTGAGCGACCAGCCGCAGTCACTTTTAATAAGGCTCATGCAGGTGCAGCACATCTGGGACTATCGCGTGGACGATGCCATGGAGATTAGTGCTGGTGAAATCAGCGTACCCCCAGGGGCCAAGCAATGGATTGCGTGGCAGATTCCAGCTACTGTCGAGCTTCCGAAAGCCGGTTACATCCGTGTCGATCTGTTGCCGAATCCCCAAGTGCAATGGCATGTTGCCGGTGCCGTGGAACCCGGCCATGTGTCTGCATTTGAGATGTCGCCAGGCAAGATGCGCCGTTATTCAAGCGGTGTCACGCTATCGATGCAGGTGGAGCCGCCACAGACGTCGTACGCTGCTGCGAATGTTTTGAGCGGTGTGACGCGTCCTCATGCCACCACGAACTTGTGGCGGTCTGATCCACAACAATCGCTGCCACAGTGGCTGGAACTGACCTGGGCAGCACCGCAAGACGTTTCGGAAATCATCCTGATTTTCCCCGGCCATCTGCTCCGCGAATACCACGCCTATGCGCCGATGTATCGTGACCCGCAGTGCGTTCGCGACTATGACATACAGATTCACGACGACACAGAGTGGCGCACCGTAGCTCAAGTGCGCGGTAACTATCAACGACGGAATGTCGTTCCATTCGCAGAACCGGTTCACACGGATCGGATACGCGTTGTGGTGCGGGCTACACATGGCGATCCGTCTGCAGCCATCTACGAAGTTCGCCTGTACTGACAGCTCTTTAGACCCTGTACATGGGTCTTTTCCGGGAAAACGAATTTAGCCCGAGAAAAGCTCTTGACAATGCATTCACAGTTTTTCTAATCTCGCCGCCGTTAAGTTAATCGGTTAACCATGTCACTTCAAATTTCCTGGATTACATCTCGAATCGTGCAGCGGCAACGCCGATCTATCGCAATACTCCTACTGTTTGCGGCGGTGCCCGGCTGTTCTGTCGCACAAACTAAAGGCGATTACACGATCCGCTATGACCAGCCACACCAGGTGATCCGCGGACTCGGGTTTGAAATTCAGAGCGATTCCATTGGTTCAGGAAATGCAGGCATGCCCGACGATGTGATTGCTGTTCCACACGATCTAACACCTGCAGAGAAAGTGCGGTTCGCGAAAGAGATGCTGCATGGCTTTCGTTACGCGCGGTTGGCCATGGGCCTGTATCTGCGCGGCCTGGACGCTGACCAGAAGCACATTGTGGAGCGCTATCCGGGGCAAATGGCCGACTTGAAGCAGATGCAGGACCTCTCCGGTATCCAGGGTTTCGATGTGGAGTACTGGTCTCCCGCACCGTATTGGAAAGAGGGAAAGACCTATTACAGCGGCAGCATCGCGTCGAACGACAAGGTTTTTTTGAACAGCTTCAGCGATGCCCTGGTACAAGA is a window encoding:
- a CDS encoding LacI family DNA-binding transcriptional regulator — protein: MAASRLSDIAKRAGVSIAAVSIALNDRNTTRVSAAKRDLIYKIAEELSYSPNELAKALAEKRSRLLGLVVPMRDPIFFNQFIAQALSGIQSTLMRRGYNLLIFSPSGRPGRTTRDQILESRFTDGLLFINTRSCSARDINETIHELNEAKIRFAMMNSYYGRAPVNYVGVDDAAIGEAAIRYLVQRGHKRIAFLSGESTLPTHIHLLQGLRRAMMDFGLELKPEHIGCTHYDQTQAFSIMDSWFARKKDRPTAIFAADDTLLVHVYDYIEARRLSAPGDVAILARANSANAGGLRPRPTAFFIPVFEMGQLAADMVIDAIEKPERPSQRVLLPFTFSAGNTT
- a CDS encoding MFS transporter, yielding MNSQTSADPVVSIPPPDTGAEPDGNADETTLHAAHASPRRWLYAGLLLLASVVNYIDRQTLSVLAVTMQRDLHLTDVDYSHVVQAFLLAYMVMYTLSGRLVDRFGARWTQGAFLLVWSIADACTGLARGLFSLATSRFALGAAEPGNYTASLRASGDWFNERERSIAVGIYSMGGTLGAAIAVPIAAGLATVFGWRSAFFFTGAIGTLLAVVWVLLYRDPGVQHERAASVPWRMVLRQPHIAVLLITRTMTDSVWYFFLFWSVKYMQDAHGLTLKTVGTTLWVLYVAADAGSLLGGFLSGRLVPRLGVLRARFAVMLPVAAGMFALCTVPHLRSTTSAIAVLSALALCHMAWMTNATVMTLDLFPRSMATTVQGMIGSASAAGGLITAAAIGSSIQAHGYAPVFYGLCMLHPLAALLLWWRIGSRAVAGGQG
- a CDS encoding FAD-dependent oxidoreductase, whose translation is MKQQTEQYDVVVCGGGLAGVCAAIAAARGGAATCLVQDRPVLGGNSSSEVRVTPHGAAAFHAYARETGILSELLIEERAQNHEEIFENGWTNSVWDMVQYDLVQRTDNLTLHLNTAVLSVEMDGRTLKAVRCRIGNAEVDLTLHAKVFIDCTGDGMVAAEAGCEWRMGSEGKAEFNEPHAPAVANGDIMGNSIHFRARNMGRPVPFKCPEWAMHYDDARFFYDQGRLPKEIRGGYWWIEIGVPYDTIHQAEEIRHELTRHTLGVWDWIKNRDPKTMKLAENWALDWIGQVPGKRESRRIMGLYLMNEWDAIRCTVHDDEIAFGGWFIDIHTPGGLLAPTSEPASAEGYSETSEYAARSYAGPYGIPLRCLVSKDVDNLMMAGRNVSATHCALATVRVMATTALTGQAAGVTAALATRQKTSPAHIATVEYKRVQQQLLRDGCFLPNIRNEDANDLAQSANVSASSEASFMGVGPESVGAHEGLAFWRDQAVPLREELLQRRGQWLALGGDRLETLRFCLSNVSDQPQSLLIRLMQVQHIWDYRVDDAMEISAGEISVPPGAKQWIAWQIPATVELPKAGYIRVDLLPNPQVQWHVAGAVEPGHVSAFEMSPGKMRRYSSGVTLSMQVEPPQTSYAAANVLSGVTRPHATTNLWRSDPQQSLPQWLELTWAAPQDVSEIILIFPGHLLREYHAYAPMYRDPQCVRDYDIQIHDDTEWRTVAQVRGNYQRRNVVPFAEPVHTDRIRVVVRATHGDPSAAIYEVRLY